The proteins below come from a single candidate division WOR-3 bacterium genomic window:
- a CDS encoding outer membrane beta-barrel protein → MKKLLILTLLPIVCIFAQNELPVKTFFGLQTGINHSNFDPDDGAGNYSGLGFQIGLGMGIEFSPVFGIQMTPTYKKTAFDRTVLNIEMGADYNNFYLPIVFQLKAGMLPVAPYLGLGFAGNFQLDGTAYIGSIKNSIDDLENDFLFLFSFGTDIKLTKAKITPEFTFNYNITADDPDTQNRSESNYDFHFSLGIFYTP, encoded by the coding sequence ATGAAAAAGTTATTGATTTTAACCTTATTGCCAATAGTTTGTATTTTCGCACAGAACGAATTACCCGTAAAAACATTCTTTGGGCTTCAGACCGGAATAAATCATTCAAATTTTGACCCGGATGATGGTGCAGGAAATTATTCAGGATTGGGATTCCAAATCGGGCTGGGCATGGGGATTGAATTCTCTCCGGTATTTGGTATCCAGATGACACCGACTTATAAAAAGACCGCATTTGATAGGACGGTATTAAATATTGAAATGGGTGCTGATTACAATAATTTTTATCTTCCCATTGTATTCCAGTTGAAAGCAGGAATGCTACCAGTTGCACCATATCTTGGTCTGGGTTTTGCAGGTAATTTTCAACTTGATGGAACCGCGTATATTGGTTCTATAAAAAACAGTATAGATGATCTTGAGAATGATTTTTTATTTCTCTTTTCTTTTGGGACCGATATTAAATTGACAAAGGCAAAGATCACCCCTGAATTTACATTTAATTACAATATTACCGCTGATGACCCGGATACCCAGAATCGTTCTGAAAGCAATTACGATTTTCATTTCTCATTAGGCATTTTCTACACTCCATAA
- a CDS encoding DUF4412 domain-containing protein: protein MKKAFCFVLIALFTFPLILFAGVEWEAQTLTKTKDKESKTIIRGYAQKGNVREEFVEVSEKENPLMKGGMYWLYLTDKNEIYIVDPENKEYFVMNVDSIARLMGSINKFVKFTISNPKIEIQELGTENILGVDCKHFKINSSYDMETKIMVMKMKTHNEESRELWTTTKHLEDISLNFTKKSISTGIADLDSLIRKEKDLYANIGFVLKSLVVSKTFDAKGKIVSETTTETVIEKLVEKNLSEELFKIPSDYKKVEFKINLENEE from the coding sequence TTGAAGAAGGCTTTTTGCTTTGTCTTAATTGCTTTATTTACATTTCCATTAATCCTTTTTGCAGGTGTGGAATGGGAGGCACAGACTTTAACAAAAACAAAGGATAAAGAGTCAAAAACGATTATAAGGGGTTATGCACAAAAAGGCAATGTGCGCGAGGAATTTGTGGAAGTGTCAGAAAAAGAAAACCCGTTGATGAAGGGTGGAATGTACTGGCTTTATCTAACAGATAAAAATGAGATATATATCGTTGACCCGGAGAATAAAGAATATTTTGTAATGAATGTAGATTCTATCGCCAGACTTATGGGTTCTATTAATAAATTTGTCAAATTTACCATTTCCAATCCAAAGATTGAAATCCAGGAACTTGGAACAGAAAATATTTTGGGTGTTGATTGTAAACATTTTAAAATTAATAGTTCCTATGATATGGAGACGAAGATAATGGTTATGAAGATGAAGACACACAATGAAGAATCAAGGGAATTGTGGACTACAACAAAACACCTTGAAGATATTTCGCTGAATTTCACTAAAAAATCTATTTCTACAGGGATTGCTGATCTTGATTCGTTGATACGAAAAGAAAAAGATTTATATGCTAACATAGGATTCGTTTTGAAATCCTTGGTTGTTTCAAAAACATTTGATGCCAAAGGAAAGATTGTTTCAGAAACGACAACCGAAACAGTGATAGAAAAATTAGTAGAAAAGAATTTGAGCGAGGAACTATTTAAAATTCCATCCGATTATAAAAAAGTTGAATTCAAAATTAATTTAGAAAACGAAGAATAA